In one window of Haloimpatiens sp. FM7315 DNA:
- a CDS encoding L-ribulose-5-phosphate 3-epimerase encodes MVSRKKEELKKLIVETGVRIPSMCLSGHRRFPLGSENKETRDKALEIMKKAIELSVDLGIRIIQLAGYDVYYEEANPRTKALFIEGLRQSIAWASKAGVMLAVEIMDTKFIGTITRAMPYVKELNSPWFKIYPDLGNVSQWSSDVEAELEVGFEHIVAIHVKETRENTFKCVAFGEGNVDFVGLFKKLKELNYTGPFLIEMWADNNKHLGDEEATKAIYDARIWVKQRMEEGGLVC; translated from the coding sequence TTGGTCAGTAGAAAAAAAGAAGAGTTAAAAAAGTTAATAGTAGAGACAGGTGTAAGAATACCTTCAATGTGTTTAAGTGGTCATAGACGGTTCCCTCTAGGAAGTGAAAACAAAGAAACTAGAGATAAGGCTTTGGAAATTATGAAAAAGGCTATAGAGCTTTCAGTAGATTTGGGAATTAGAATTATTCAATTGGCTGGGTATGATGTTTATTATGAAGAGGCTAACCCAAGGACAAAGGCTTTATTCATAGAGGGCTTAAGGCAGTCAATTGCTTGGGCTAGTAAAGCTGGAGTTATGCTGGCTGTAGAAATAATGGACACCAAATTTATAGGCACTATTACAAGAGCAATGCCTTATGTAAAAGAGCTAAATTCCCCTTGGTTTAAGATATATCCGGATCTTGGAAATGTTTCTCAGTGGAGTAGTGACGTTGAAGCGGAATTGGAAGTGGGCTTTGAACATATTGTTGCAATTCATGTAAAAGAAACTCGTGAAAATACTTTTAAGTGTGTTGCTTTTGGTGAAGGAAATGTTGACTTTGTTGGGCTTTTCAAAAAGCTTAAAGAGTTAAATTATACTGGACCATTTTTGATTGAAATGTGGGCAGACAATAATAAACATTTAGGAGATGAGGAAGCCACAAAAGCTATATATGATGCAAGAATATGGGTAAAGCAAAGAATGGAAGAAGGTGGACTTGTATGTTAG
- the araD gene encoding L-ribulose-5-phosphate 4-epimerase, with product MLENLKEKVLEANLELPEKGLVVFTWGNVSAIDREKGLVVIKPSGVSYEDMKAEDMVVIDLEGNIVEGKLRPSSDTPTHLALYKEFKEIGGVVHTHSSWATTFAQAEKSIPCLGTTHADYFYGEIPCTRKLTKEEIEGEYELETGNVIIETFKEKELNPKYVPGVIVSSHGPFSWGKDAENAVHNAVVMEEVAKMALRTLQLNPELQGVDNYLLNKHFMRKHGANAYYGQGK from the coding sequence ATGTTAGAAAATCTTAAAGAAAAGGTTCTAGAGGCCAATTTAGAGTTACCTGAAAAAGGACTTGTAGTTTTTACTTGGGGTAATGTAAGTGCTATAGATAGAGAAAAAGGACTAGTTGTTATTAAACCAAGTGGTGTATCTTATGAGGATATGAAAGCAGAGGATATGGTAGTTATAGATTTAGAGGGCAATATTGTTGAAGGTAAGTTGAGACCTTCCTCGGATACCCCAACACACCTTGCTTTATATAAAGAATTTAAAGAAATTGGAGGGGTGGTTCACACCCATTCATCTTGGGCTACAACTTTTGCTCAAGCAGAAAAATCAATACCATGTTTAGGAACAACTCATGCAGATTACTTTTATGGAGAGATTCCATGTACAAGAAAACTAACAAAAGAAGAAATAGAAGGAGAGTATGAGCTTGAAACCGGAAATGTAATAATAGAAACATTTAAGGAAAAAGAGTTAAATCCTAAATATGTTCCTGGGGTTATTGTTTCAAGTCATGGACCATTTTCTTGGGGAAAAGATGCAGAGAATGCTGTCCACAATGCAGTTGTTATGGAAGAAGTTGCAAAAATGGCCCTTAGGACACTTCAGTTAAATCCAGAATTACAAGGCGTTGATAATTATTTGTTAAACAAACACTTTATGAGAAAACATGGAGCTAACGCTTATTACGGTCAAGGAAAATAA
- a CDS encoding aminopeptidase codes for MLNFKDTLKKYAELAVSVGVNIQKNQTLVVNAPIECADFVRLVAEIAYDKGAKNVVVRWNDEKLSLIKYLKAPFETFKEFPEWEAKGLEELAKNNAAFLSIYAEDPELLKNVDPERISESIKSSSIALKKYRDYIMNSFVSWSVISIPTIGWAKKVFPNLSEKEAIEKLWENIFNIVRADKENPIEAWNTHLKNLNNKVQFLNERKFKKLYYKSKDTDLTIELPSKHLWAGGGEYNKTKTYFVANMPTEEVFTLPLKTGINGTVKSTKPLNYAGNLINNFSLTFKEGKIVDFTAEEGYDTLKKLIETDDGSHYLGEVALVPFESPISNSNIVFFNTLFDENASCHLAIGAAYPSCLEGGDTLNETELEENGANTSLTHVDFMIGSKDLEIIGETKDGEKIQIFKAGNWAF; via the coding sequence ATGTTAAATTTCAAAGATACACTTAAAAAGTACGCTGAACTTGCTGTCAGTGTAGGTGTAAATATTCAAAAGAATCAAACTCTTGTGGTTAATGCACCAATAGAGTGTGCTGATTTTGTAAGACTTGTTGCTGAAATAGCTTATGACAAAGGTGCCAAAAACGTTGTTGTAAGATGGAACGACGAAAAGCTATCTTTAATAAAATATTTAAAAGCGCCTTTTGAAACCTTTAAAGAATTTCCTGAATGGGAAGCTAAAGGATTAGAAGAATTAGCCAAGAACAATGCTGCTTTTCTTAGCATATATGCTGAAGATCCTGAACTTTTAAAAAACGTAGATCCTGAAAGAATTTCTGAATCTATTAAATCAAGTTCAATTGCCCTTAAAAAATATAGAGACTACATTATGAATAGCTTCGTATCTTGGTCTGTTATTTCAATTCCAACAATAGGATGGGCCAAAAAAGTATTTCCTAATCTTTCTGAAAAAGAAGCTATTGAAAAACTATGGGAAAATATATTTAACATCGTAAGAGCGGATAAAGAAAATCCTATAGAAGCTTGGAATACTCATTTAAAAAACCTAAATAACAAGGTTCAATTTTTAAATGAAAGGAAATTTAAAAAATTATATTATAAATCAAAGGATACAGATCTAACCATAGAACTTCCTTCAAAACACTTATGGGCAGGCGGCGGAGAATACAATAAGACAAAAACTTACTTTGTTGCAAATATGCCTACAGAAGAAGTCTTTACATTGCCTTTAAAAACTGGAATTAATGGAACTGTTAAAAGCACAAAACCACTTAATTATGCTGGGAATTTAATAAACAATTTCTCTTTAACTTTTAAAGAGGGCAAAATAGTGGATTTTACAGCTGAAGAAGGTTATGATACATTGAAAAAATTAATAGAAACTGATGACGGTTCTCATTATTTAGGAGAAGTTGCCTTAGTTCCTTTCGAATCCCCTATTTCGAACTCAAATATTGTTTTCTTCAATACCTTATTTGATGAAAATGCTTCTTGTCATTTAGCCATAGGTGCTGCTTATCCAAGTTGCCTTGAAGGCGGAGACACATTAAATGAAACAGAACTTGAAGAAAATGGAGCCAATACTTCTTTAACCCATGTAGATTTTATGATTGGTTCTAAAGATTTAGAAATAATAGGTGAAACTAAAGATGGAGAAAAAATCCAAATATTTAAAGCTGGAAATTGGGCTTTTTAA
- a CDS encoding uracil-DNA glycosylase: MKEILKNDWNNLLKHEFEKDYYLELRNFLIKEYRTNTVYPNMYDIFNALHYTSYKDVKVVILGQDPYHGPNQAHGLSFSVKPGITPPPSLKNIFKELKNDLGLYIPNNGYLKKWADEGVLLLNTVLTVRKGEANSHKNIGWEVFTDKIISLLNEKEEPIVFILWGNNAQSKLKIINTQRHYIIKSVHPSPLSATRGFFFSKPFSKTNDFLKSIGKSPIDWQIENI, encoded by the coding sequence ATGAAAGAAATATTAAAAAATGATTGGAATAATTTATTAAAACATGAATTTGAAAAAGATTACTATCTAGAATTAAGAAACTTTTTGATCAAAGAATATAGAACAAACACTGTTTATCCTAACATGTACGACATATTTAATGCTCTACATTACACATCCTATAAAGATGTTAAGGTTGTTATATTAGGTCAAGATCCTTATCATGGTCCTAATCAAGCTCACGGCTTAAGCTTTTCTGTAAAACCCGGGATTACCCCACCTCCATCCTTAAAAAACATATTTAAAGAGCTTAAAAATGATTTGGGACTTTATATCCCTAACAATGGTTACTTGAAAAAATGGGCTGATGAAGGTGTTCTCCTTTTAAACACAGTTTTAACAGTAAGGAAAGGTGAGGCAAATTCCCATAAGAATATAGGATGGGAAGTTTTTACCGATAAAATAATTAGCTTATTAAACGAAAAAGAAGAGCCTATTGTCTTTATCCTTTGGGGAAATAATGCACAATCTAAACTTAAGATAATCAATACTCAAAGGCATTACATAATTAAATCAGTGCATCCAAGCCCCCTTTCCGCAACTAGAGGTTTCTTTTTTAGTAAGCCTTTTTCTAAAACCAATGATTTTCTTAAGTCAATTGGAAAATCGCCTATTGATTGGCAAATTGAAAATATATAA
- a CDS encoding GNAT family N-acetyltransferase, whose amino-acid sequence MIFKNKWSQGMDDFKDALFVRTEVFVKEQNVPLDMELDEYDNLAYHLVIYDNDKPIGVGRFVKIEDYYLIGRVAILKEYRGKGYGEFIMKSIIKKVKELGGKKIKLHAQVHAEKFYEKLGFKSYGEIFYEAGIKHVNMEMNL is encoded by the coding sequence TTGATATTTAAAAATAAGTGGTCTCAAGGTATGGATGATTTCAAGGATGCATTATTTGTCAGAACTGAGGTTTTCGTAAAGGAGCAAAATGTTCCTTTAGATATGGAACTAGATGAATATGATAATTTGGCCTATCATCTAGTTATTTATGATAACGATAAGCCTATAGGTGTTGGAAGATTTGTAAAGATTGAGGATTATTATTTAATTGGAAGAGTTGCTATATTAAAAGAATATAGGGGAAAAGGTTACGGAGAATTTATAATGAAAAGCATTATAAAAAAGGTGAAAGAATTAGGTGGCAAGAAAATAAAATTGCATGCACAGGTACATGCTGAAAAATTCTATGAAAAACTAGGGTTTAAAAGTTATGGTGAAATATTCTATGAGGCCGGAATAAAACATGTAAACATGGAGATGAATCTCTAA
- a CDS encoding TrmH family RNA methyltransferase encodes MENFQDLSHYTVEEKEKLIIDRYKKYLKFAGKKHSVIKMIENINNNSKPNPEKLCVVEGIWGVGMLLKHDISIKYFIFCPEEIHTIEAQRLMNECVKRAENSFMLSKKVFDNISERGNTQGILCIAYMPKYSLKDIELKKNNIVLVLDGLEIPGNVGTILRSADATKVDAVIINNRKTRLTHPKLIRSSMGACFNVPIIDSDFEETSEWLKNKNFNIVLTDTKAENKYSDLDYENRIAIVMGSERYGISEGWYKEKYMGISIPMLGDCDSLNVGIAATIVLYESSLKNKGILDRISKKEKISEKQKIY; translated from the coding sequence ATGGAGAATTTTCAAGATTTATCACATTATACTGTAGAAGAAAAAGAAAAATTAATTATAGATAGGTATAAGAAATATTTAAAATTTGCAGGAAAAAAGCATAGTGTAATAAAGATGATTGAAAATATTAACAATAATAGCAAGCCTAATCCTGAAAAATTATGTGTTGTAGAGGGTATATGGGGAGTAGGAATGCTACTTAAGCATGATATTAGTATAAAGTATTTTATTTTTTGCCCAGAGGAGATACATACAATAGAAGCTCAGCGTTTAATGAATGAATGTGTGAAAAGGGCTGAAAATTCTTTTATGCTTTCTAAAAAGGTTTTTGATAATATAAGCGAGAGAGGAAATACACAAGGAATATTATGTATAGCTTATATGCCAAAATATTCGCTTAAAGATATAGAACTAAAAAAGAATAATATTGTGCTAGTTTTGGATGGGCTTGAGATACCAGGAAACGTAGGAACTATTTTAAGAAGTGCGGATGCAACTAAAGTTGATGCAGTTATTATTAACAACAGAAAAACAAGATTAACACATCCTAAACTCATTAGAAGTAGTATGGGCGCGTGTTTTAACGTCCCTATTATTGATAGTGATTTTGAAGAAACCAGTGAATGGTTAAAAAATAAAAATTTTAATATAGTTTTAACTGATACTAAGGCTGAGAATAAATATTCTGATTTAGATTATGAAAATAGAATAGCCATTGTTATGGGAAGTGAAAGGTATGGTATATCTGAAGGATGGTATAAGGAAAAGTATATGGGAATTTCTATTCCTATGCTTGGAGATTGCGATTCTTTGAATGTAGGGATAGCAGCAACAATTGTACTTTACGAATCTTCACTTAAAAATAAGGGTATTTTAGATAGAATTTCAAAAAAAGAAAAAATTTCTGAAAAACAAAAAATATATTGA
- a CDS encoding zinc-ribbon domain-containing protein has translation MADKTLVCKECGKEFVFTEGEQEFYKEKGFENEPQRCVECRKARKQRNNRGFRK, from the coding sequence ATGGCAGATAAAACTTTAGTATGCAAAGAATGTGGTAAGGAATTCGTATTTACAGAAGGTGAACAAGAATTCTACAAAGAAAAAGGATTCGAAAATGAACCTCAAAGATGTGTTGAATGTAGAAAAGCAAGAAAACAAAGAAACAACAGAGGATTCAGAAAATAA
- a CDS encoding GNAT family N-acetyltransferase yields the protein MDKINRVYEKFPILETKRFLLREVKREDLKNIYEIYSNIEVVKYQGMKEMCTLNQAKKSIDFIIKGFKNKKYIKWCIAEKATEKVLGCISLENFRDNNLIAEIGFTLNIKYWKQSIMSEALKEVTKYAFNEIGLKSIEAKIHKDNIASIKLCLKLGFLIKCHKNKSLYNIKTEKYEDMSIYVLMK from the coding sequence ATGGATAAAATCAACAGGGTATATGAAAAGTTTCCTATTTTAGAGACTAAAAGATTTTTGCTTCGTGAAGTAAAAAGAGAAGATTTAAAAAATATCTATGAAATATATAGTAATATAGAAGTAGTGAAATATCAAGGAATGAAGGAAATGTGTACTTTAAATCAAGCTAAAAAATCTATAGATTTTATTATAAAAGGGTTTAAAAATAAGAAATATATAAAGTGGTGTATTGCGGAAAAAGCAACTGAAAAGGTTTTGGGATGTATATCTTTAGAAAATTTTCGTGATAACAATTTAATAGCTGAAATTGGATTTACTCTTAATATAAAATACTGGAAACAATCTATAATGAGTGAAGCTCTAAAAGAGGTAACTAAATATGCTTTTAATGAAATAGGGCTAAAAAGTATAGAGGCAAAAATCCATAAAGATAATATTGCCTCTATAAAATTATGTTTAAAATTAGGATTTCTAATTAAGTGTCATAAAAATAAATCACTATACAATATAAAAACTGAAAAATATGAAGATATGTCCATTTATGTTTTAATGAAATAG